TCATTCGCTGGAGTGATATCAGCATTCAAACGGATGCTTTGAATCTGTACACCGTTCGTCAGAGCAATTGCTTGGAAATCAAACAGGTTACGCTGAATTAGATCTTCTGGATCGTTCGAATCTACAGTGGTTTCCTTACTGGACTCATGATCCTTCTCTTCAGAAAGACTCTTGAACAAAACCGGGGCTAACGCCTGCACCACTGCCGGGATTTGCGCATTGTCAAGCTGCAGCGAGATATGCTTGGCACCGTCTTTATCGGTGGTAGATGTGATTTCGTTCTTCAAATTCCCAATCAGCGCATCCATTATTTTCTCTTCTTGGCTGCTTAGCCAAGCTGTTTCCGTTGACTCTTTCTCGGCTTCCTGATCCTTCTTATCCTGTAAATCCTGCTTTACGTAATAAGTATCGGAAGCATCACTCTTCCAGACTTGTCCGTCAGACTGACTGTAGAGGCTAAGTACCTGAGAACCTTGTGACCCGGTAATCTTCACATCGCCGCTGACCGCTTCATTTTGTAGGTTTGCTTTTATGCTTCCTTGTGCCTGACTCAGAATACTTCCGTTATCTTTAAACAACGCATTGGCTTGTACGGTAACACTCTGCGTATTCCCTGCCGTATTCTTAAGCGCAGCTTTGTAATCCTCATACCCAGAGGTTCCCGCAAACGCCGTCAACCCGCTAACTAACATAATAGCCCCGCTAATTCCTGCTGCACCTCCGGTGATTAGCCATTTCTTCTTCATCCTTTTCCCTTCCCTTCATAACTTTTTTGGTCTTTCATATTAAGTTTAGGCGCAATTCCTAAATTCATCGTGAAGAGTCTATTAAATAAATCTTAACTACGATACATTTTGGAGTTCCTCGGTCACATTTTTTCTGTGAATAAATAATCGGGCAGGTGAGAGCAAGTAAACTACACTAATCAATCCAAATAAACCGGCACTAACTTGAAAAGGTAGCAATTCATCTCCTGAGCTTCCCAACCATCCCCCTATCAAGGGGCCAATAACCACACCTAAGCCTTCTATAGAGAACAGTAATCCCCAGCTTATACCCACAGAATCTTCAGGAATATAACTGGCCATTAAGGCATTCCAAGAGGGTAGCAAAGCAGCATAAGCACACCCCAGCAGAAGTGAGAGGCCAATGGCGGCGGAAAAGGAGCTAATAGAAGTTAAGCCGAACAAGGCAACTGCAAACACGCCGAACCCAACAACGAGGAACCATTTACCCCCGACATGATCAAACCATTTTCCCATAGGCACGAGAAATAGAACTACCCCAGCTCCTCCCATAAATAGCACGATGGACAGCTGAGAATGCGACAGGCCTAAATGCGAAATGGCAAAGCTTGTTAGAAACGGAACCAGTATCCCGCCCGCTGTAGTTTGCAGTAGCATACCAGGAACCAGAAAACCGCCCTTCTTCACTTTGTTCCACAAAGAAACAAATTGTTGCCCTACAGATATATTCACGTTCCGCACCGATACCTTATTCATCTTCACAAGACCTACCATGATCCAACCAGCTACAAAAAATAATCCAATCACACCAAGGGACAACGACATCCCACCGCCAATTAACAGATTCATAGTCACGGGTCCCAGACCTAAACCAGCCATCCAGTATACATATAAGGTTCCCATCTGCTCTGCTCGTTTCTCCTCTGATACCTGGCTCATACAAATGATCCAGATCGGTGAGAATCCAGCTCCCAAGCAAGCAGAAGCTACAATAAGTATCCACGGACTATGCGTTGTAACCATCAACAATAGTCCAATAAACCCGAGGAAGAACCCTCCATGTAGTACGGTTCGCCCATGAAATCTGTCTAAGAGATAGCCGATGAAGCTTTTGATCAAACTGTCCGTCAAATAGTGAGCGGAGACCGCAATGCCAACTACTGAGGTTGTAAGTCCCCAGCTAGTCAATACATAGGTTGGTAAGAAAGTAATCAGAACAGCTCCTCTTATCCACTCTATAAAGAAAAGGAGCATTGCAAGACGGGTGAACGTCTGCTGTCGTTTTTCTACCTTGCTAATAGTATCCATGAATCGTCTTCGCCTGCCCTTCAACTATCATAGATTTCGCTGATGGAACTGACGGCTGTCTTAGCTTAATTGCATCTAAAGCTTCGGAGACGATACAATCTGAAGTGTATTTTCGTGAAAAAGCCTTCATACGCTGCTCCCTTTCTTCTCTGTACGCCATATGCTCCAATCGCTGAAGCTGCTCTACTAACTGCTCCTCATTTCGTGCGATCTCTATCAGATGGTGCCCAGATAACCATTCTGCATTGCCTGCTTCCTGGCCGGGGAGTGGTCGATAGACGATAACCGGAAGTGTTTGAGCCATCGCCTCAGTCAAGGTAATCGCGCCCGCTTTGGTCAATAGACAGGAAGATATACACATCAGCTCCTGCATTTCTTCCGTATATCCCAAAATGTGAACTCGAGGATTCTCTTGAAACAGCTCTTTCGTAGCTGATCGAAGCTTATGATTATTTCCGCATAATACGATGACATCGAAGTTTGATTTAAGCAGTACTCTTTTTATTAAACTGCTAATGTCACCTAATACGCCGTAAGCTCCTGCCGCAAGTAATAGATGACGACGATTTCTGTCTAACTTATGCTTGCGCAAAAGTCCTTCTCGATCCAGCGTTTGCTCAAAAGCCTCTCGTATTGGAATCCCGCTAACCACAAGCTTCTCTTCAGCAATCCCTGCCGATATCAGCGTTGCCTTCATGCTTTCCGTAGCGATAAAATATTTCGTAGTTTGAGGATGGAGCCACCTGCCATGAACCACATAATCCGTCATCACCGTGAACATGGGAATTCGACTTCCTGTTGTTGATGCAAGCTCAGCAGCGGCCAAATAAGGGAAGGTGTGAATAATAATATCCGGCTGTATATCGTCGATGATTCTTTGCACTTTTCGCTTGCCCATAGAATGGATGAGTCTACCCATGAACTGCTCTGGTCTCATCTTGCTAGTCACTGTGTACAGTAATCCATAAAGTTCTTGTGTAAAGCCCGTACTGTTCAAATAGAATCTTCGGGACAGTTCATTCAGGTAAGGATGGACTACAGCGAATAGATCCATGGTGGTAATCCGACTGATACCTCTTCGTCTAAATGAATGTTCGATGGCCTCAGCCACTTTCATATGCCCGTCTCCAAATGCCGAAGTAACAATAAGTACTTTAGGATCTGTGTTCATGACAAAGCTCCTTTTTCTCATGGCCTCCTCTAACTCTAACTCTGAATCGTAAAGGGATAGTAAAGGGATTCTTAACTGAATATTAACTTCAATATTTTCTAAAGAGAGACCTCGTCTGTCTTTGTCTTGGTTAAATAGATAACTAACCCTAGAATAATAACAATAAAAATAATACTTGTTCCCGTTGTGCCCAGTTCTAGCCCACCTTCACTTCGGTCCTGTGAAAGATAGTCACCTAGTGATGCTCCTAATGGGCGAGTCAGAATATAAGCAAACCAGAAGGCAGTTACTGCATTTAGCTTAAAGCGATAAGCGAGTGTTATCGCGCCAATCAGAGCGGCAAAAATAATAGCTGAAAGTAGGTATCCCCAGTTCAGACTTTCTGCAACTAAATCACCTGCGGCTGTCCCTAAGGCAAAGGTAAATAGAATCGTTAGCCAATAGAACATCTCGCGCTTTTTGGTAGTAATCGAATGGATGGATAACGTCTTCTGACTGGCATACCAGACTCCAAAGGTCAGGATTAAGAGTACAGAAAAAACAATAGTGGTCGTCTCCAGCGATACGCCCAGATTGTCCACCAGATTGTCAGTGATGAGCGTACCGACCACACTGATTAATACAACTGCAAGCCAATATAGAGCAGGTACGTATTTTGTAGCAGTCATCTGGAAGTATAGTGCTGCAATCAGTAGTCCACCCATCACCAAGGTTGTGTTGGTCAAGCCCCAGTAGAGGTTAAAATTGAGAAAATCCGCTGCCGTCTCCCCCACGGTGGTAGCCATAATCTTTATGATCCAGAAAAAAATCGTAACCTGTGGCACCTTGTTCCATAATTTCTGATCTTCTTTTAATAATGAACTGGTTTCCTTCACCAATCATCTCCCCTTCCTTTAGCGAAACAAATGTTACAAGAATCAAGAATAGCTCTAAGGCTAAACTTCCTTCCGATCAAAGAAGATGTAACCCATCGATAGAAATAACATTAATCCTGAGAGTAAGAACAAGGAAGTTGTGGCAAGTCTGCCTGCGGAAATCGTATGACTTAACCATAGAGAGTACCAATCTGTATAAGAAACTATAGAAAAGGATGAGAATCCACTTATAAAGTAAGGCACAGCTTTGGCTCCGCTGAAGACAAAGATTGAGAACACTAGAAACCCACCTGCGCTGCGAAAAAATTGAGCGATGAACACAAACAAGGCAGCCAGTGACCACATGGAGAGAAACGCCGCTGTATAAGCTTTTATCAAGCCAATAATGCCTACGCTCCCTATATTCAAAGTTCCAAACAAGAAGCTACATAAAGTGCTCACTATCCCTAATAGAAGAAGCAGTCCTCCGATCGCTATCCCAAGCGTGAGGAACTTAGCGGCGTACGCTCCCAATCGCGTAATCGGTTTGAGTAACGTCAGCTTCAAGGTACGAGAGGAAACCTCTTGTGGAAAAAGCTCAGAGATCTCTACGAACATAAACAATGGAATTAGGAATGTTGTGTAAATCCCCAGCATCTGGACTGGATAGGAGGAGCCAACAGCGACAAGGCCCAAAATAGGGTGAAGCGCTTGAAATAAAAACACTAGCAATAGTGGAATAAAGGCAGAAATAATGAAGAACATTAGGGTCTTTTTGCGGTAAAACATCAGTAGCAGCTCATTTTTAATACCCGCTCTTAAGCCGTCCATTCTCAAGCACCTCCTTTCCTCTTTTCAGCTCTGTAATGTAAAACTCCTCAAGCGATAGGCTGTCGGTAAGCAGCTCCTGCACTTCACCCTCACGAATCAGAACGCCTTGATTCAGAATCCCTACTCTATTACATAGCTGTTCCAATTCATGAATCATATGGCTGGAGATGAGAAAGGTGATACCCTGATTAACAGAAAGCTCTTTAACTAATGCACGGAAATGAACAACCCCCTCGATGTCCAGTCCGTTCGTCGGCTCATCCCAAATCACCAGCGCTGGGCTATGGATGATGGAAGCAGACATGGCGAGCTTTTGCTTCATTCCTGTAGAGAAATGTCTGATTTTTTCTTTGGCGAACGAGGCAAGACCCACCGTTTCCAATACCTCGGCGATCCGTTCTGGACGAATATTCGGATAAAAGCTGGCTGTCAGTTTCAAATATTGTACAGGTGTAAGATAGTCGTAGAAATCAGCCGATTCGATCATGCAGCCTACTTTCCTCATACTAGAGGAATAGGATAACTCCAGATCGTGCCCGAATAATGAGATACTGCCGAAGCTTGGTGAAATCAGACCCGTTATTACTTTTAAGAGTGTTGTTTTCCCTGCACCGTTAGGTCCAAGCAATCCATAGACATCACCCTTTTGAAGCTCCAAGGAAATCCCGCTAATCCCACTGCCATTACGAAATTCTTTGGTCACACCTGTTAGCTTGACTACGCTCTCCATCTTAGTTCCCCCTTTTCTTCAATTCTTGTCCTCCAATTTAGCAACTCCATTTTCCTGCAATATTAGACTAAATCGTAAATCTAAAGTGCCCGTGAACAGACCCTTAAATAATTCTTAACTCCTTGTATTTTTTAAAAAAAGAGGTGCCTCAGAAGCCATGAAAAATGGCTAACTGAGACACCTCTTGTGGTTGGGTCAGGATTAATGTGATCGCTTGGAGTAACTCTAAACATGAAAGCGATAGCCGGCACCCCATAGGGTTTCGATATAAAGTGGATTTGCAGAGTCCTCCTCAATTTTCTCGCGGAGCTTACGGATATGGACTGTCACCGTCTGGGTATCACCCAAAGAATCAATTCCCCACAATCGCTCAAAGAGCTGATCTTTACTGAATACCCGATTGGGATGCAGCGCCAAGAAATACAGCAGATCAAATTCCTTGGTCGTTAAGGTGACCTCCTCATCCCTTACAAAGGCACGTCTAGAATCAGGGTTTAACCGCACCCCCTTAATTTCCAGTTCATTCGTTGAGGAACCTCGTCCCTTCAGCCGATCATAACGCGAAAGATGTGCTTTCACTCTGGCAACAAGCTCGGCTGGCTTAAATGGTTTTGTGATATAATCATCTGCACCAAGGCCCAGCCCACGAATAATATCTATATCCTCTAGTCTGGCGGTGACCATAAGAACCGGAATATCCAGCTCAACACGAATTTTCTTGCAGACCTCAAATCCATTCAGCTTGGGTAACATCACATCCAGTACGATCAGATCATATTTCCCCGTTAAGCCCATCTCCAAGCCTTTTTCTCCATCCTTGGCAATTTCCGTCTGATACCCGCTCATCTCCAAATAATCACGCTGTAGCTCAGCAATAACAGACTCGTCTTCAACAATCAATATGGTTCGGTTCATCTCCGATGTCTCCTTTCACGATCGGTAAGGCAATATAAATAATAGTCCCTATTCCTTCCGTGCTATTCGCATAAATCATTCCCCCATGCCCAGCGATGATCTGTTTAGCAATAGCCAGACCTAATCCACTTCCACCAGTATGCGTGTTTCTGGACTGCTCCCCACGGTAAAAACGTTCAAAAATATGCTCCGTTGCTTCTGGAGGAATTCCAGGCCCATTGTCTTCAATAGCGAGAATAAACTGCGCTGCTTCCTGCCAGCTGTGAACTGTAATTTTCTTTTCAAGCTTATCCATGTATTTGAGACTGTTCTGAATTATGTTGCCAAGTACGCGCTTAAAGGAATCACGATCTACAGTGACCCATACTTCCTCGCCACCTGTCATTTCGATGTTTAGGGCGACCTCTTGCTTCTCCAGCTCTACCTTTAGTTCCTCTGCCCAATCATTTAAGAAGGGTATAATTCTTACGGATTCAAAAGAAAACGGCAGTTTTTGCATATCCAGCTTGGAGTATAGAAACAATTCATTAATTAGATGATCCATTTCTCCAGCTTTGGCCGCAATCGTACGCATGTATTTTTCATTTTTTTCTGGAGAATCCGCTATACCTTCCAAAATTCCATCCACATACCCTTTAATAGCAGTGATGGGTGTCTTTAAATCATGTGAAATGTTGGTGATTAGCTCTTTCCGGTTCGTCTCATATTGCTGCTGTATAAGAATAGACTGTTGAAGCCTATGTCTCATTTCTTCAAAAGCCATCCCTAGCTGTCCTAGCTCATCTTTACCATTAATCTCCACCTGAAAATCCAAATCCCCCTCGGTGACTCGTTTTGTCGCTTTACGAAGTTCCAGCAAGGGACGGATAATCCGTCTGGACATATATTTAGTCAACAATGTATGTGTCAGTACCAGAATGACCAATGTAATCAAAAATAGTGTCGGAAAGAACGTTCGCACAAACTGGACAAGAGGATCGATCGGAGTCAGAAAAAATATACTTACTGGCTTGGCGTCCTTGGATAACAGATCAAACTGGCCTACTTGATACCATTCATTATTAAATTGCTGTCTAATAGGTTCTATATGCGATCTGTCTCCTTTGTATCCAGGCAAATGATCGATTAATCCTTGCTTAAGCTTCAGATCCTCTGAAGCAAACAATGTCTGGTCCTCAGAACGGATATAGACAGACGTATTTTTTTTGAGCATGTCTGCCGATAATTCATTCAGGAAAGCAGTATCTGTCAGTAAATCTGTATTTTGCAAAAAAGTATGTTTAATAAGATTGCGGGTATCGTTCTCTTCCATTCCTTCAAATTTACTTTCATACGTGCTCTTTAAGCTCTGCACATCACCGTGATAGACAATGCTCATTAACATAGCCGTAATGATAAGGAGAAGAAGAGGAACTACAAGCATTGCCGCATAGGATAGCAGAAATTTCCAACGTATAGACATAATGGAATACTCACCCTACCTCTTCTTGTTTCTTGATGAGCTTATCATACGATATCTCCGTACTAACCACCATAAGAGCAGGAGGAGCACAATCCCGCAAACGGTATAACTAATCGGACGTATATATTGTTCCACAATACTCCAATTATCTCCT
This genomic stretch from Paenibacillus sp. FSL H7-0737 harbors:
- a CDS encoding MFS transporter, translated to MDTISKVEKRQQTFTRLAMLLFFIEWIRGAVLITFLPTYVLTSWGLTTSVVGIAVSAHYLTDSLIKSFIGYLLDRFHGRTVLHGGFFLGFIGLLLMVTTHSPWILIVASACLGAGFSPIWIICMSQVSEEKRAEQMGTLYVYWMAGLGLGPVTMNLLIGGGMSLSLGVIGLFFVAGWIMVGLVKMNKVSVRNVNISVGQQFVSLWNKVKKGGFLVPGMLLQTTAGGILVPFLTSFAISHLGLSHSQLSIVLFMGGAGVVLFLVPMGKWFDHVGGKWFLVVGFGVFAVALFGLTSISSFSAAIGLSLLLGCAYAALLPSWNALMASYIPEDSVGISWGLLFSIEGLGVVIGPLIGGWLGSSGDELLPFQVSAGLFGLISVVYLLSPARLFIHRKNVTEELQNVS
- a CDS encoding MGDG synthase family glycosyltransferase, whose translation is MNTDPKVLIVTSAFGDGHMKVAEAIEHSFRRRGISRITTMDLFAVVHPYLNELSRRFYLNSTGFTQELYGLLYTVTSKMRPEQFMGRLIHSMGKRKVQRIIDDIQPDIIIHTFPYLAAAELASTTGSRIPMFTVMTDYVVHGRWLHPQTTKYFIATESMKATLISAGIAEEKLVVSGIPIREAFEQTLDREGLLRKHKLDRNRRHLLLAAGAYGVLGDISSLIKRVLLKSNFDVIVLCGNNHKLRSATKELFQENPRVHILGYTEEMQELMCISSCLLTKAGAITLTEAMAQTLPVIVYRPLPGQEAGNAEWLSGHHLIEIARNEEQLVEQLQRLEHMAYREEREQRMKAFSRKYTSDCIVSEALDAIKLRQPSVPSAKSMIVEGQAKTIHGYY
- a CDS encoding COG4705 family protein → MVKETSSLLKEDQKLWNKVPQVTIFFWIIKIMATTVGETAADFLNFNLYWGLTNTTLVMGGLLIAALYFQMTATKYVPALYWLAVVLISVVGTLITDNLVDNLGVSLETTTIVFSVLLILTFGVWYASQKTLSIHSITTKKREMFYWLTILFTFALGTAAGDLVAESLNWGYLLSAIIFAALIGAITLAYRFKLNAVTAFWFAYILTRPLGASLGDYLSQDRSEGGLELGTTGTSIIFIVIILGLVIYLTKTKTDEVSL
- a CDS encoding ABC transporter permease is translated as MDGLRAGIKNELLLMFYRKKTLMFFIISAFIPLLLVFLFQALHPILGLVAVGSSYPVQMLGIYTTFLIPLFMFVEISELFPQEVSSRTLKLTLLKPITRLGAYAAKFLTLGIAIGGLLLLLGIVSTLCSFLFGTLNIGSVGIIGLIKAYTAAFLSMWSLAALFVFIAQFFRSAGGFLVFSIFVFSGAKAVPYFISGFSSFSIVSYTDWYSLWLSHTISAGRLATTSLFLLSGLMLFLSMGYIFFDRKEV
- a CDS encoding ABC transporter ATP-binding protein, translating into MESVVKLTGVTKEFRNGSGISGISLELQKGDVYGLLGPNGAGKTTLLKVITGLISPSFGSISLFGHDLELSYSSSMRKVGCMIESADFYDYLTPVQYLKLTASFYPNIRPERIAEVLETVGLASFAKEKIRHFSTGMKQKLAMSASIIHSPALVIWDEPTNGLDIEGVVHFRALVKELSVNQGITFLISSHMIHELEQLCNRVGILNQGVLIREGEVQELLTDSLSLEEFYITELKRGKEVLENGRLKSGY
- a CDS encoding response regulator transcription factor produces the protein MNRTILIVEDESVIAELQRDYLEMSGYQTEIAKDGEKGLEMGLTGKYDLIVLDVMLPKLNGFEVCKKIRVELDIPVLMVTARLEDIDIIRGLGLGADDYITKPFKPAELVARVKAHLSRYDRLKGRGSSTNELEIKGVRLNPDSRRAFVRDEEVTLTTKEFDLLYFLALHPNRVFSKDQLFERLWGIDSLGDTQTVTVHIRKLREKIEEDSANPLYIETLWGAGYRFHV
- a CDS encoding sensor histidine kinase encodes the protein MSIRWKFLLSYAAMLVVPLLLLIITAMLMSIVYHGDVQSLKSTYESKFEGMEENDTRNLIKHTFLQNTDLLTDTAFLNELSADMLKKNTSVYIRSEDQTLFASEDLKLKQGLIDHLPGYKGDRSHIEPIRQQFNNEWYQVGQFDLLSKDAKPVSIFFLTPIDPLVQFVRTFFPTLFLITLVILVLTHTLLTKYMSRRIIRPLLELRKATKRVTEGDLDFQVEINGKDELGQLGMAFEEMRHRLQQSILIQQQYETNRKELITNISHDLKTPITAIKGYVDGILEGIADSPEKNEKYMRTIAAKAGEMDHLINELFLYSKLDMQKLPFSFESVRIIPFLNDWAEELKVELEKQEVALNIEMTGGEEVWVTVDRDSFKRVLGNIIQNSLKYMDKLEKKITVHSWQEAAQFILAIEDNGPGIPPEATEHIFERFYRGEQSRNTHTGGSGLGLAIAKQIIAGHGGMIYANSTEGIGTIIYIALPIVKGDIGDEPNHIDC